The genomic region CTATTGCCCTGGATTTTTGAATAAGGTCCTGAAACGTAATGCAGATTTCTCCGTCAATCACTGCTGGTTGCTGCAGCTTTGTCTGGTTCAAAAACAAATTTCTAATCATTTTTAGTTCTTCTCCTCAACCTTTTTCTCAGTAAGCGCAATCAGAAAACCGACTTCCAGACACGCCTCCATTTCCGTAATACCAAAAATAATGGAATACTTTTTTTCTATAGCAAGTAAAAGCTGGACAAATGAAAGGGAATCAAGCCCCAGGTCCTTGTACAGATTGTTTTTTATGTCAGAAACCGGCAGTTTGGCTGTTTCTCTTATCATCCGGATCACTTCATCACGAATCATCGTCCCAAAATCCCCTCCTTATCCTTTTGGCTATTTCGTACAAAAAAAGACCTGCATCCTGCTATCAGGCCGGATGCAGGCTTTCTGTTATTTATTCAAGCAGAATTCCTCCGCTGACCGAAAATT from Propionispora hippei DSM 15287 harbors:
- a CDS encoding acyl carrier protein, coding for MIRDEVIRMIRETAKLPVSDIKNNLYKDLGLDSLSFVQLLLAIEKKYSIIFGITEMEACLEVGFLIALTEKKVEEKN